A single genomic interval of Selenobaculum gibii harbors:
- the dprA gene encoding DNA-processing protein DprA, which yields MEKIFLAALQMTPGIGNAKLRSLIEYFGSAKSVWQADNSDIVASKCLTQSDCECLFSQRKKLDVVEGLAEKWEKQEIKLCSYFEESYPSRLKEIFHPPMLLYYRGNFTCNENNIAIVGARKASPYGKNVAESLAKDLAKAGVTIISGAARGIDTASHRGALDAKGKTIAVLGCGVDIVYPAENRSLFCEIVDKGGAIVSEFAPGTAPLAKNFPARNRIISGLSNGVVVVEAAVKSGSLITAEFALSEGRDVFAVPGSVFSPLSGGCHTLIKQGAKLIEDAKDILNEYTIQYRLKKEDVLQLSEEEKLVYQTLSEDRPLTIEDIILRTRSSASHIAFVILQLELRGLVKECAPHCYVRTVEEGVL from the coding sequence TTGGAAAAGATTTTTTTAGCAGCATTACAAATGACTCCGGGAATTGGTAACGCTAAATTACGGAGTTTAATTGAGTACTTTGGCAGTGCGAAAAGTGTTTGGCAGGCGGACAATAGTGATATTGTAGCAAGCAAATGTCTTACTCAATCAGACTGTGAATGTTTATTTTCTCAGAGGAAAAAACTGGACGTTGTCGAAGGTTTAGCGGAAAAATGGGAAAAACAAGAGATTAAATTATGTAGTTATTTTGAAGAATCCTATCCAAGTCGGCTAAAAGAAATTTTTCATCCACCTATGCTCTTATATTATCGAGGCAATTTTACTTGTAATGAGAACAATATTGCGATTGTTGGTGCACGAAAAGCGTCACCTTATGGGAAAAATGTTGCTGAAAGTTTAGCGAAAGATTTAGCAAAAGCAGGCGTTACTATAATTAGTGGGGCGGCACGAGGGATTGATACAGCATCACATCGAGGTGCTTTAGATGCTAAAGGAAAAACGATTGCGGTATTAGGATGTGGAGTAGATATTGTTTATCCAGCAGAAAATCGCAGTCTATTTTGTGAGATTGTAGATAAAGGTGGTGCAATTGTATCAGAATTTGCACCAGGGACAGCACCACTGGCAAAAAATTTTCCGGCTCGTAACCGAATTATTAGTGGACTATCTAATGGGGTTGTAGTGGTTGAAGCAGCTGTAAAAAGCGGGTCTTTGATTACAGCGGAATTCGCTTTAAGCGAAGGGCGTGATGTTTTTGCTGTTCCAGGAAGTGTTTTTTCACCTTTAAGTGGTGGTTGCCATACTTTAATTAAACAGGGTGCAAAATTAATTGAAGATGCGAAAGATATTTTAAATGAGTATACGATACAATATAGATTAAAAAAAGAAGATGTATTGCAATTGTCCGAAGAAGAAAAATTGGTTTATCAAACGCTAAGCGAGGATAGGCCTTTAACGATAGAAGACATTATTTTAAGAACACGAAGTAGTGCTTCGCATATTGCTTTCGTGATATTGCAATTAGAGTTGCGCGGCTTAGTAAAAGAATGTGCGCCGCATTGTTATGTTCGGACCGTTGAGGAGGGCGTTTTGTGA
- the topA gene encoding type I DNA topoisomerase has translation MSKVLVVVESPAKAKTIEKYLGKNYVVKASMGHLRDLPKSQFGIDVENNFSPKYINIRGKGDLIKSLKSAAKSADKVFLASDPDREGEAIAWHLAHILNVDEDEKCRIVFNEITKPAIQNAVKSPRPINIDRVDAQQARRMLDRIVGYKLSPLLWRKVRKGLSAGRVQSVTVKLICDREKEIQSFISEEYWTIDTKLREKVKSPMFDAELITIDGEKLAVNNEKVATEICDALEKQTFVVKEVKKRQRQRKALPPFITSSLQQDASRKLGFTSRKTMMLAQQLYEGLELGRKGPVGLITYMRTDSTRVSDLAQQEVRDYVNAEFSAEYLPEKPPVYSTKKSQDAHEAIRPTSIIYTPDSIEKYLSKDQYKLYRLIWERFVASQMAPAIYDTLTIQISAGKYGLKATGSQLKFPGFRAVYIESKEQDKDVTLPELAIDQVIKLQKVLPKQHFTEPPPRYNEASLVKTLEEKGIGRPSTYSPIIETILGRGYVVRVDKKFEPTELGFVVVDMLKEYFETIVDAEFTAGLENQLDEIAEGKIDKNQLLEEFYEPFAKTLEHAEEAIGHVELPEEISDIPCEHCGRMMVVKQGRYGKFLACPGFPECRNTKPLLKDTGVICTKCGGAIVERRSKRGKHFYGCKNYPECDFVSWDMPLKENCEVCGAFMLKHNYKNGRFITYCSNEECTSRIDHPINKELEKNKKKTQEQAEKKENADVALDNSKKSGKTKTTQKKSTKKTSRKKAEEK, from the coding sequence GTGAGTAAAGTATTAGTGGTTGTAGAATCTCCGGCAAAAGCAAAGACAATTGAAAAATATTTAGGGAAAAATTATGTTGTTAAAGCTTCAATGGGGCATTTACGTGACTTGCCAAAAAGTCAATTTGGGATAGATGTTGAAAATAATTTTAGCCCTAAGTATATTAATATTCGAGGTAAAGGAGATCTAATCAAATCGCTGAAAAGTGCAGCGAAAAGCGCTGATAAAGTATTTCTTGCATCTGACCCAGACCGTGAAGGGGAAGCTATTGCATGGCATTTAGCGCATATTTTAAATGTTGACGAAGATGAAAAGTGCCGTATTGTATTTAATGAGATAACAAAACCTGCGATTCAAAATGCTGTAAAGTCACCACGACCGATTAATATAGATCGAGTCGATGCACAACAGGCACGGAGAATGTTAGATAGAATTGTCGGATATAAATTGAGTCCTTTGTTGTGGAGAAAAGTTCGTAAAGGATTGAGCGCTGGTAGGGTTCAGTCTGTAACGGTAAAATTGATTTGCGATCGAGAAAAAGAAATCCAAAGTTTTATTTCTGAAGAGTATTGGACAATTGATACGAAACTACGTGAAAAAGTAAAAAGCCCGATGTTTGATGCGGAATTAATTACCATTGACGGAGAAAAGTTGGCGGTAAATAATGAAAAGGTAGCAACTGAGATTTGCGATGCTTTAGAAAAGCAAACATTCGTTGTAAAGGAAGTAAAGAAGCGCCAAAGACAACGAAAAGCATTGCCACCATTTATTACGAGTAGTTTACAGCAAGATGCATCACGAAAACTTGGTTTTACATCAAGAAAAACGATGATGTTAGCGCAACAACTTTATGAAGGGTTAGAGCTGGGGCGCAAAGGGCCAGTGGGTTTGATTACTTATATGCGTACGGATTCTACACGCGTATCTGATCTTGCACAGCAAGAGGTACGAGATTATGTGAATGCAGAATTTAGTGCAGAATACTTGCCAGAAAAACCCCCTGTATATTCTACAAAGAAATCACAGGATGCGCATGAAGCAATTCGTCCGACAAGTATAATCTATACGCCGGATAGCATTGAAAAATACCTATCAAAAGATCAATACAAATTGTATCGCTTAATTTGGGAGCGTTTTGTTGCCAGTCAAATGGCACCAGCGATTTACGATACATTAACAATTCAAATTTCAGCAGGAAAATATGGTCTAAAAGCAACAGGATCACAGCTAAAATTTCCGGGTTTTAGAGCGGTATATATAGAATCAAAAGAGCAAGATAAAGATGTTACTTTGCCAGAGTTAGCGATAGATCAAGTAATAAAATTGCAAAAGGTTTTACCTAAACAGCACTTTACTGAGCCACCTCCGCGCTATAATGAGGCATCTTTAGTAAAAACGCTTGAGGAAAAAGGAATTGGTAGACCTAGTACTTATTCACCCATTATTGAAACAATTTTAGGAAGAGGCTATGTTGTCCGCGTAGATAAGAAGTTTGAACCGACAGAACTTGGTTTTGTCGTTGTAGATATGCTGAAAGAGTATTTTGAAACAATTGTTGATGCGGAATTTACTGCAGGGTTAGAAAATCAGTTAGATGAGATTGCAGAAGGAAAAATTGATAAAAATCAATTGTTAGAAGAATTTTATGAGCCATTTGCGAAAACGCTTGAGCATGCTGAAGAAGCAATTGGGCATGTCGAACTTCCAGAGGAAATTTCAGACATTCCATGTGAGCATTGTGGCAGAATGATGGTTGTAAAGCAAGGACGGTATGGAAAATTTTTAGCATGTCCTGGTTTTCCTGAGTGTAGAAATACAAAACCTTTATTAAAAGATACAGGGGTTATTTGTACAAAATGTGGAGGGGCAATTGTTGAACGGCGTAGTAAACGCGGAAAGCATTTTTATGGGTGTAAAAACTATCCGGAATGCGACTTTGTTAGCTGGGATATGCCGTTAAAAGAAAACTGTGAAGTTTGTGGTGCTTTTATGTTAAAGCACAATTATAAAAATGGTCGATTTATTACTTATTGTAGTAATGAAGAGTGTACATCAAGAATAGATCATCCGATTAATAAAGAGCTAGAAAAAAATAAAAAGAAAACGCAAGAACAAGCTGAGAAAAAAGAAAATGCAGATGTAGCCTTAGATAATTCAAAAAAATCAGGAAAAACAAAGACGACGCAGAAAAAGTCAACGAAAAAGACATCGCGTAAGAAAGCGGAGGAAAAGTAG
- the trmFO gene encoding methylenetetrahydrofolate--tRNA-(uracil(54)-C(5))-methyltransferase (FADH(2)-oxidizing) TrmFO — MAKVIIIGAGLAGSEAAWQIAQRGIDVDLYEMRPKVSTPAHHTENFAELVCSNSLRGAGLENAVGLLKEEMRQMDSLIMEAADANRVPAGGALAVDREGFSKYITEKIINHPRINIINEEVKHIIETDSPMIIASGPLTSDLLSKEIAKLTGQEYLYFYDAAAPIVVYESLNMDRAYKASRYGKGDADYINCPMNKEEYELFWNELVNAERTATKDFEKAIFFEGCMPVEEMASRGIDTLRYGPLKPVGLEHPVTGEKPYAVVQLRQDNYAASLYNIVGFQTHLKWPEQKRVFGLIPGLDTAEFVRYGVMHRNTFINSPMVLSPTLQLKSNAKIFFAGQMTGVEGYIESASGGLIAGINAARLMEEKEPVVFPEDTAHGALCHYITQAESKKFQPMNVNFGLLPPLGERIRDKKEKNRTIAMRALASLQKFKDSLE, encoded by the coding sequence GTGGCGAAGGTAATTATAATTGGTGCGGGTCTAGCTGGCAGTGAGGCTGCTTGGCAGATTGCACAAAGAGGAATAGATGTAGATTTATATGAAATGAGACCTAAGGTTTCTACTCCAGCACATCATACGGAGAATTTTGCTGAATTGGTTTGTAGCAATTCTTTACGTGGGGCAGGTCTCGAAAATGCAGTGGGTTTGCTAAAAGAAGAAATGCGTCAAATGGATTCTTTAATCATGGAAGCTGCTGATGCCAACAGAGTGCCTGCTGGTGGTGCTTTGGCTGTTGATCGTGAAGGTTTTAGTAAATATATTACAGAAAAGATCATAAACCATCCGCGTATCAATATAATAAATGAGGAAGTAAAACATATAATTGAAACGGATTCTCCAATGATTATTGCTAGTGGTCCGCTTACTTCCGATTTGCTGTCAAAAGAAATTGCTAAATTAACAGGGCAAGAATACTTGTATTTTTATGATGCAGCTGCACCGATTGTTGTTTATGAATCTTTGAATATGGATAGAGCTTATAAAGCCTCTAGATATGGAAAAGGTGATGCGGACTATATCAATTGTCCAATGAATAAAGAAGAATATGAACTTTTTTGGAATGAGCTTGTCAATGCTGAAAGAACAGCGACGAAAGATTTTGAAAAAGCGATTTTTTTTGAAGGATGTATGCCTGTTGAAGAGATGGCAAGTCGCGGCATAGATACGCTTCGTTATGGCCCATTGAAACCAGTTGGGTTAGAGCATCCAGTAACAGGCGAAAAACCTTATGCCGTAGTGCAGCTAAGGCAGGATAATTATGCAGCAAGTTTATATAATATCGTTGGATTTCAAACTCATTTAAAATGGCCAGAGCAAAAAAGAGTATTTGGGTTGATTCCGGGTTTGGATACAGCGGAGTTTGTGCGGTATGGTGTAATGCATCGTAATACGTTTATTAATTCTCCAATGGTGTTAAGTCCTACCTTACAATTAAAATCTAACGCAAAAATTTTCTTTGCTGGACAGATGACAGGGGTCGAAGGATATATTGAGTCAGCATCAGGTGGTTTGATAGCAGGAATTAATGCGGCGCGTTTGATGGAAGAAAAGGAACCAGTTGTTTTCCCAGAGGATACAGCACATGGCGCATTATGCCATTATATTACACAGGCAGAAAGTAAAAAATTTCAACCGATGAATGTGAATTTTGGATTGTTACCACCGCTGGGTGAAAGAATTCGTGATAAAAAGGAAAAAAATCGTACAATTGCAATGAGGGCATTAGCAAGTTTGCAGAAATTTAAAGATAGTTTAGAATAA
- the hslV gene encoding ATP-dependent protease subunit HslV — protein sequence MFHATTIVAVKHKGKTAIAGDGQVTFGGNTVMKHNAKKVRRLYHGKVLAGFAGSVADAFTLFSKFETKLEEFNGNLMRAAVELAKDWRTDRVLRKLEALLIVLDSEKMFILSGNGEVIEPDDGVTAIGSGGAYALAAARGMVKHSELTASEIACEALEIAADICVFTNHHITVEELE from the coding sequence ATGTTTCATGCAACAACGATTGTAGCGGTTAAACATAAAGGAAAAACTGCAATTGCTGGAGATGGTCAAGTAACATTTGGCGGCAATACAGTAATGAAGCATAATGCAAAAAAAGTAAGAAGATTGTATCATGGTAAAGTTTTAGCTGGGTTTGCTGGTTCAGTAGCAGATGCTTTTACTTTGTTTTCTAAATTTGAGACTAAATTAGAAGAATTTAATGGGAATTTGATGCGCGCAGCTGTGGAGCTTGCTAAAGACTGGCGTACAGATCGTGTACTCAGAAAATTAGAAGCTTTGCTTATCGTATTAGATAGTGAAAAAATGTTTATCTTATCAGGAAATGGTGAAGTAATAGAACCAGATGATGGTGTAACAGCAATTGGTTCAGGTGGGGCTTATGCGCTTGCGGCCGCACGGGGGATGGTAAAACATTCTGAGCTAACAGCGTCTGAAATAGCATGTGAGGCTTTAGAAATAGCGGCTGATATTTGTGTGTTTACAAATCACCATATTACTGTGGAAGAGTTAGAATAG
- the hslU gene encoding ATP-dependent protease ATPase subunit HslU, with protein sequence MNEQTPKQIVQELDKYIIGQAQAKKSVAIALRNRWRSKQLSEDLKDEIIPKNILMIGSTGVGKTEIARRLAKLVHAPFVKVEATKFTEVGYVGRDVESMIRDLAETAIRMVKQERMLEVNDRAKSLAEERIVDYFIPTQKKEMRNPLEALFSAKTVEQPEAEAEEKPQYQAGKDWFRKRLASGEMEEELIEITVEDNGGPMVGMFAGSGIEEMGNNIQDMISNILPKKPKKRKVTVANARKIFTQEEAQKLIDMDEVISAGTKLAEDSGIIFLDEIDKVAGRSNSSGPDVSREGVQRDILPIVEGSTVVTKYGPIKTDHILFIAAGAFHVSKPSDLIPELQGRFPIRVELTNLSKENFKQILTEPANALLKQYRSLLATEGVKIEFTEDAIDELAQIACDVNEQTENIGARRLHTILEKLLEDLAFEAPDLEIKDIEINRAYVQSKLSHIVVNQDLSHFIL encoded by the coding sequence TTGAACGAGCAAACACCTAAACAAATAGTTCAAGAATTAGATAAATATATTATTGGTCAAGCACAGGCGAAGAAATCCGTAGCTATTGCACTTAGAAATCGTTGGCGTAGCAAACAATTATCGGAAGATTTGAAAGATGAAATTATTCCTAAAAATATATTAATGATCGGATCAACTGGTGTTGGTAAAACAGAAATCGCAAGAAGACTTGCTAAGCTTGTACATGCTCCTTTTGTAAAAGTTGAAGCAACTAAGTTCACAGAAGTTGGGTATGTAGGACGAGATGTTGAATCAATGATTCGCGATTTGGCGGAAACCGCAATTCGAATGGTGAAGCAAGAAAGGATGTTAGAAGTAAATGATCGTGCGAAATCTTTAGCGGAAGAAAGAATTGTTGATTATTTTATTCCAACACAGAAGAAAGAAATGCGAAATCCATTAGAGGCTTTATTTAGTGCAAAAACGGTTGAGCAGCCAGAGGCAGAAGCGGAGGAAAAACCACAATATCAAGCGGGAAAAGATTGGTTTAGAAAAAGATTAGCCTCTGGTGAAATGGAAGAAGAATTGATTGAAATTACGGTGGAAGATAATGGTGGTCCTATGGTTGGGATGTTTGCTGGATCTGGTATTGAGGAAATGGGAAATAACATTCAAGATATGATTAGCAATATACTGCCAAAGAAACCCAAAAAACGTAAGGTCACAGTCGCGAATGCGAGAAAGATTTTTACTCAAGAAGAAGCACAGAAGCTTATTGATATGGATGAAGTGATTTCTGCGGGGACAAAATTAGCAGAAGATAGCGGTATTATATTTTTAGATGAAATCGATAAAGTTGCAGGAAGAAGTAATTCTTCAGGCCCGGATGTTTCTCGTGAAGGAGTTCAAAGAGACATTCTTCCAATCGTAGAAGGATCTACGGTGGTTACAAAATATGGACCAATAAAAACCGATCATATACTTTTTATTGCTGCGGGTGCGTTTCATGTATCTAAACCTTCGGATTTAATCCCCGAATTACAAGGGCGTTTTCCAATTCGTGTAGAGTTAACGAACTTGTCAAAAGAGAACTTTAAACAAATTCTTACTGAACCTGCAAATGCATTGTTAAAGCAATATCGTTCGTTATTGGCAACTGAGGGCGTAAAAATTGAATTTACTGAAGATGCTATTGATGAATTGGCGCAGATTGCATGTGATGTAAATGAGCAGACAGAAAATATTGGAGCGAGACGTCTTCATACGATTTTGGAAAAATTGTTAGAAGATTTAGCTTTTGAAGCACCTGATTTAGAAATAAAAGATATCGAAATAAATCGTGCTTATGTACAATCAAAATTATCACATATTGTTGTAAATCAAGACTTAAGTCACTTTATTTTATAA
- the codY gene encoding GTP-sensing pleiotropic transcriptional regulator CodY, protein MTSLLERTRKINKLLQKSENVEYSEISKVLSSVIGANIYIVSKIGEIFGHAFIDDFECELMIDKVVMQGAFPKHYVNWLLNIEETSSNLKLKSGICAFSQDTECIFHGKNTTIVPIYGVGERIGTLIIAKFDEEFTDEDLVLAEYGATVVGMEMLRDRTQKIESEARKKATVQIALATLSYSEVEAAINILGELDGDEGLLVASKIADRVGITRSVIVNALRKFESAGVIESKSLGMKGTYIKVLNEYLLEEIEKLKN, encoded by the coding sequence GTGACTTCATTATTGGAACGTACGCGCAAAATTAATAAATTATTACAAAAATCGGAAAATGTAGAATATAGCGAAATATCTAAAGTTCTTAGTAGTGTAATCGGTGCTAATATATATATTGTAAGTAAAATTGGAGAAATCTTTGGACATGCTTTTATTGATGATTTTGAATGTGAGTTAATGATTGATAAAGTTGTTATGCAAGGTGCGTTCCCAAAACATTATGTAAATTGGCTTTTAAATATAGAAGAAACTTCATCTAATTTGAAATTAAAAAGTGGGATTTGTGCATTTAGTCAAGACACTGAATGCATTTTCCATGGGAAAAACACTACAATTGTACCGATTTATGGCGTTGGTGAACGAATAGGAACATTGATCATTGCTAAATTTGACGAAGAGTTTACAGATGAAGATTTAGTTTTAGCTGAGTATGGGGCAACTGTTGTTGGAATGGAAATGCTTAGAGACCGTACACAAAAGATTGAAAGTGAAGCAAGAAAAAAGGCCACAGTACAGATTGCTTTGGCAACGCTTTCTTATTCGGAAGTTGAAGCTGCAATCAACATTCTAGGTGAACTTGATGGAGATGAAGGACTTCTAGTTGCTAGCAAGATAGCGGATAGAGTAGGAATTACTCGTTCAGTTATTGTCAATGCTTTACGAAAATTTGAAAGTGCCGGTGTTATTGAATCAAAGTCATTGGGAATGAAAGGTACTTATATAAAAGTGCTAAATGAGTACTTGTTAGAAGAAATTGAAAAATTGAAAAATTGA
- the flgB gene encoding flagellar basal body rod protein FlgB: MLEQIVGSSMVNSLSGALGAAELRHKVISNNIANVNTPHFKKSVVDFEELLAKELQPDTNKLALTKTNAKHLPLSKSGGVSPEIRTINNTTMRTDGNNVDIDEEMAGLAKNNIYYNAVARQIGSYFNTMKSIASGQK, from the coding sequence ATGTTAGAACAAATTGTTGGGTCGTCGATGGTAAACTCTTTAAGTGGAGCCTTAGGCGCGGCGGAGTTAAGACATAAAGTGATAAGTAATAATATTGCAAATGTAAATACGCCTCATTTTAAAAAAAGTGTTGTCGATTTCGAAGAGTTGTTAGCGAAAGAATTGCAACCAGATACAAATAAATTAGCGTTAACAAAAACAAATGCTAAACATCTGCCTCTATCGAAAAGCGGCGGAGTATCTCCTGAAATTAGAACAATAAATAATACGACAATGCGGACTGATGGAAATAATGTTGACATTGATGAAGAAATGGCTGGACTTGCAAAAAATAATATTTATTATAATGCTGTGGCTAGACAAATCGGAAGTTACTTCAATACAATGAAGTCAATTGCCTCAGGTCAAAAATAG
- the flgC gene encoding flagellar basal body rod protein FlgC, with product MGMFDAIDAAASGLTAERLRMDVISNNLANVNTTRTPEGGSYKRKLVVFEPRNQQGLSFAKTLSGEMQQSGEGVRAVGIISDDTPGNTIYDPNHPDANKDGYVEMPNVNVVNEMVDMITASRAYEANVTAVNTAKSMAMKALDIGK from the coding sequence ATGGGAATGTTTGATGCGATTGATGCTGCAGCATCGGGGCTTACAGCTGAAAGGTTACGAATGGATGTTATCTCAAATAACTTAGCAAATGTAAATACAACGAGAACTCCAGAAGGCGGATCATATAAGAGAAAGCTGGTCGTATTTGAACCGAGAAATCAACAAGGTCTGTCTTTTGCAAAGACATTGTCAGGTGAAATGCAACAGTCAGGTGAAGGTGTGCGAGCGGTAGGGATTATTTCAGATGATACGCCGGGAAATACAATTTATGACCCAAATCATCCTGATGCGAATAAAGATGGATATGTTGAAATGCCAAATGTAAATGTTGTAAATGAAATGGTTGATATGATTACAGCATCAAGGGCCTATGAAGCAAACGTTACTGCGGTAAATACGGCTAAAAGTATGGCGATGAAAGCGTTGGATATTGGAAAATAA
- the fliE gene encoding flagellar hook-basal body complex protein FliE encodes MQVEKLQLTPVRSSAISNINQTAEVEGKSFGDFFKESLNEVNNLQLKSRDASIDLAAGKVNDISQVVIAGEKAGVALQLTMQIRNKVVEAYQEVMRMQV; translated from the coding sequence ATGCAAGTTGAGAAATTACAGTTAACGCCAGTTAGAAGTAGTGCGATAAGTAATATAAATCAAACTGCGGAGGTAGAGGGGAAAAGCTTCGGAGACTTTTTTAAGGAGTCGTTAAATGAAGTGAATAATCTACAACTAAAAAGTCGTGATGCATCTATTGATTTAGCGGCTGGAAAAGTGAATGATATATCGCAAGTTGTAATTGCAGGTGAAAAAGCAGGAGTTGCTTTACAGTTAACTATGCAGATACGTAATAAGGTAGTAGAAGCATATCAAGAAGTTATGCGTATGCAAGTTTGA